The genomic stretch TTGTTCGGTTGCTGGCACCATTGCTTTGAAGAAAGAGAAGTTCACACTGCCATATACACGGCGCTCAATAAAATGGGGATTATCCTCGAAATGGTTCTCTTTGCCATGTTCCAATACCAATAATCCGTCTTCCTTTAAAATCCCGCTTTCGAAAATACGGGTGGGGATACTTTCCAGATCTTTCAAGGCGTATGGAGGATCGGCGAAGATGAAATCAAACTGCTCGCTGCATTTGTCTATAAATCTAAAGACATCAGCACGGATAGGAAAACATTTGTCAGTCTTCACTTCACGCATCACCTGCGAGATGAAAGAAAGATGCTGGGGATCTTTTTCCACTGAGATAACCCGGTCACAACCGCGTGAAACCAGTTCTATACTGATGCTGCCCGTACCGGCAAAAAGGTCCAAAGCTGTAACTCCGTTCTCGAAGTCAAAATAATTATTACTTAATACATTGAAAAGGTTCTCTTTGGCAAAATCCGTTGTTGGACGTGCCTTGAATGTATGAGGCACGTCGAAACGGCGCCGTTTGTATATACCGCTGATTACTCGCATAATAATAAGGTTTGCATGTCAAAAGGTATCTCTTCTATTTTACTTATCTCGGAGCGGTTGAATTCCGCTTTGGGGTTGATGACGAATACCTGACGCAGATAGTTGCGCAATTCTTTCAATAATTCTTCTTTGTCCTCTAATTTTCCTGTCAAGTGCAGTTCGTCTTTTTCCTGATTATAATTTAATTGTTGCCATATATATAATAGGTAATACACACGGTCTGTGGTTTGTTTGCATGGAAATGAGTTAATCAGTAATAAGTTGCCCTTATCAAAACAAAAAACTTCCATTTGTTGCTCGCGTATGTGTGTGTATAGTTTCCGGCTGTTGCCCAACCGGCTTTTCCGGGCGAAATATTCAGTCAGCGGGCTGGCGGTGGAGAAGTAACGAGCTGTAGGAAAATGTTCAGTCAGTAACAAATGGGTATGTTTGTCTATAGCAAAAAGTATTACCACATTACTCCTTCCCAGAACATTGCAAAGTACAATCTCGTTATTTCCTTTAGGAAAATTATGATAGAAAACAGTATCCATTTGTTCGTCTTCGAATAATTCTAAAGGAACAGGTGTGAAACGGGGGGAGTCATACAGAATGTTAACCCGTTTATACGGATATCTTAGAGTTTCTGTCTCGGTTAACATTTCCTTTAGATTAGCCGTCATAGAGTATCCGGTATTGACAGGATACGGAACAAAGCAGAAATCATTATCTGTCAGTGGGTTATAGATAGAAAAAGAAAATCCATCCGCACTGAGGCGGATGGATAATGTATATTGTTCCGATTTTGTAAAATCGATACGTTCAGTCATTCTTATTCCCAGTTACCTGCGTTATTGTTAGGCTGTTCGATATCACCCACTCTTAAACCGCAATATTTGCCCAGTTTGGTTTGAAGGTCTTTAAGGTTAGCCAATTCTTGAGCATTCAAACCACCCAAATATGTTTCATACGGAGTTTGAGCTTGGAATAAATGCAAAGGGGCACCTGATTTTGTTGTATCGTTACGGATAGCCATTTCAAACTGTGCACCATTTCCGAAAGGAACATATCTTAAAGAGTCTGCATTGAATCCCGGAGCATAGATTGTATCTGTTACGGCAACCCATAAAGTATCACGTTTGAAGTTCATTAAACCTTCTTTTTCAACTTCTTTCCAGTTACCAGTTTTTTTGGCTTTGTTGATGATTGCCATAGCTTTCTTTTCAGTCATGCCAGCTTCCAGTTGCGTATCAGACAAAACTCCTTCTTTCTTTACAAATGGAAGTTTTGCAGTTTTGACGAAATCAATCAAGGTGTCGAAACTTGCAGTGTATTGTCCGTTGTGCAGGTTGCGGTATTCCAACTGTGCCTTACGGATGTCAATTAAGCGTGCAATAACTTGTTTCTCTCTAGCTTTTTTAGCGTCATCGAAGTTAATCGGTCCCATGATACTGCCGTAGCAAACGTATATCAAACCGATAACGCAAGCAGCCAATACAATATTAATAACTGTTTTCATGATAAATATGTGTTTTTTTTAGTTTATATTCGCATCGCAAAAATAAAACAAATAAATCTAATAACGCACAGTTCAAGGAACTTTTTATTACGCAATTATGATTAATAGTTATTTAGTGCAGCAAATTAAGGGAAATTTTCTATATAAACCAACTTTAGAACAAGAAAAAGCTGTTAAATTTTTAGCAGATTTTCTCTTTTCTCACCAATCGGACTCGGTTTTTCTCTTAAAGGGATATGCCGGTACGGGTAAAACATCCCTTATCGGGGCATTGGTGAAGACCTTGGACCAGTTACAGCAAAAGTGTGTTCTACTTGCTCCGACGGGCAGGGCGGCTAAAGTCTTTTCACATTATGCACAGCATCCGGCTTATACTATTCATAAGAAGATTTACCGCCAGCGCAACTTTTCAAATGACCTGGATAACTTTTCTTTGGATGATAACTTGCATCAGCATACTTTGTTTATTGTGGATGAGGCGTCGATGATCGCTAATGACGGATTGGCGGGGGCAGTCTTTGGTACAGGGCGTTTGCTGGACGACTTGATTCAATATGTATATGCCGGAACAGGTTGCCGTTTGATGCTGGTAGGGGATACGGCGCAGCTTCCTCCGGTAGGAGAAGAGGAGAGTCCGTCTCTTTCGGCCGATAAGTTACGCGGGTATGGCATGGAAGTATATGAGGCGCAGCTCACTGAGGTGGTCCGTCAGATGCACGATTCGGGGATTCTTTGGAATGCGACAGAATTGCGCCGCTACATATCCGCGGAAGATTTTCTCACTTTGCCTTCTGTCCGTGTGGAAGGGTTTCCGGATATCCGGATGGTTTCTGGTAGTGAGCTGATTGAGGTTATTAATGATTGTTACGGTCAGGCAGGTATGGACGAAACGATTGTGGTCTGCCGTTCCAATAAACGGGCGAATATTTATAATAAGGGAATCAGGAATACGATTTTGTTTCGGGAGGATGAACTGAACAGCGGTGACCTGCTGATGGTGGCGAAGAATAACTATTTTTGGACGGAGGGCTGTAAGGAGATTGATTTTATAGCCAATGGAGATATAGCTGTAATTCGCCGTGTTCGTCGGGTGCGTGAGGCATACGGCTTTCGTTTTGCCGATGTGGTGCTGGCGTTCCCCGACTATGATGGTATGGAACTGGAGGTGAAACTTTTGTTGGATACCTTGCATACTGAAACACCCGCATTGCCTAAAGAATTGAATGACAAGTTATTTTATTCGGTATTGGAGGATTATGCTGATATAACTGTGAAACGTGAGCGGATGAAGAAAATGAAAGCCGATCCTCATTACAATGCCTTACAGGTGAAATATGCGTATGCCGTTACTTGTCACAAAGCGCAGGGTGGCCAGTGGAAACGGGTCTTTTTGGATCAGGGCTATATGACGGAGAATATGCTGACTCCGGATTATTTCCGTTGGCTGTATACGGCTTTCACCCGTGCTACGGAAATTCTGTATCTAGTGAACTGGCCGAAGGAGCAGACGGAATAAGCAGACAGTCAGTGAGGTGTTAATGACTGATTATATGCTTCCAGCCGTTTGGTTAGTTTTTTTTTTCTTATGGCTAAGCTTTTTTGAACGTTTATGTTCTATCTCCATAACCTTTGGAGTTAACTCCCAAGCTTATGGAGTTGACTCCAAAGGTTATGGAGATAACTCCAAAGGCTTGGGAGATAGAAATCTTCTTTTCTGTTTCCCTTATCCATAGAGGAGAAAAGGCTTAGTGAACCAGATGAAAAAAACTCCGCCACCGGCTTTCAGACCAGAATGGCGGAGTTTTGATATATACGAAATATGGACGAAATTCGAATAGATTACAATGCAGCCAGCTCTATCACTTTATCAACAGCCGCATTCAAACCGTCAGGATTCTTACCGCCTGCCGTTGCGAAGTGGGGCTGACCACCGCCGCCGCCTTGAATCAGTTTGGCTGCTTCACGGACCAGTTTGCCTGCATTCTGTCCGGCTTTTACCAGGTCTTCGCTAATCATGACAGTCAGCATCGGTTTGTTATTGTCCACACTGCCTATTACAACGAACAGATTGGCAGGAATTTCACCTTTCAGCTGGAAGGCAATATCTTTCACTACGTCGGCAGACATCGGAATGATGGCTTTCACCACTTTCACACCATTTATTTCTTTGGCATTCTCTACCAGTCTGGCTTTCAGTGCGGCGCCCTTTTCTTTCATGAACTCTTCCACCTGCTTCTTCAATCCTGCATTTTCGTCAATATACTTGCGGATGGCGACTTTCAGATCGGGAGCATTGTTGAACAATGCCTTCAAGTCATTCAGCGTATCCTGGACCGTATCCATCAATTCCTCTACTTTGGCACCCGTGATAGCTTCGATACGGCGCACACCGGCAGCAACAGAGCTTTCGCTGATAATACGAACCATACCGATCTTGCCTGTAGCCGAAACGTGGGTACCTCCGCAGAATTCAATAGAGTTGCCGAATTGGACAACACGTACCTCATCACCGTATTTTTCACCGAACAAAGCAATGGCACCCAGTTCTTTTGCCTTTTCGATAGGAAGATTGCGGTATTCCGTCAAAGGGATATTCTCACGGATTTTGGCATTTACCAAATGTTCCACTTCACGAAGTTGCTCGTCAGTCACTTTCTGGAAGTGAGAGAAATCGAAACGTAATGACTCAGGAGTCACCAAAGAACCTTTTTGTTCTACGTGAGTTCCTAATACCTGGCGCAACGCTTCGTCCAGCAAATGAGTACAAGAGTGGTTGGCGGCACAGGCGGCACGTTTTTCTGTATCTACACAAGCCATCATCGGAACGTCAAGGTGTTCGGGCAGTTTTTTGGTGATATGGATAGGAAGGTTGTTTTCCTTCTTGGTATCAATGATTTCGATGGTTTCGAATTCGCTTACGATCACCCCTGTATCACCTACCTGACCACCACTTTCGGCATAGAAAGGAGTATCGCTCAGTACAATTTGATACAGTGTCTGGTTTTTCTGCTTGATCTGGCGATAGCGCAGGATGCTGGTTTCATATTCGGTAAAGTCATAACCTACAAAGTGGGTGTCACCTTCCTTTATGGTGATCCAGTCGCCAGTTTCAACGGCTGCCGCGTTACGGGCGCGTTCTTTTTGTTTCTGCATTTCGGCGTTGAACTCTTCTTCGTTTACAGTCATGCCGTTTTCGCGGAGAATCAGTTCTGTCAGGTCGAGGGGGAAACCGAAAGTGTCATATAATGTAAAGGCATCCACACCGCTGATCTCTTTTTTCCCGGCAGCTTTGGCATCGTTCATAGTCTTGTCCAACAGACGGATACCTGTTTCCAGTGTGCGCAGGAAAGATTCTTCTTCTTCTTTGATCACTTTCTCGATCAGTATTTTTTGTGCGTTCAACTCTGGATAGGCCTCGCCCATATTCTCAATTAATACAGGCAGCAGCTTGTACATGAATGCTTGTTTCTGTCCCAGGAAAGTATATCCGTAACGGACGGCACGGCGGAGGATACGGCGGATTACATAGCCGGCTTTTGCGTTACTGGGCAACTGACCGTCGGTGATTGAGAATGCGATGGTACGGATATGGTCGGCTATAACGCGCATGGCGATATCTTTCTGGTTGTCTTGGCCATAGGTGGTTCCTGCCATTTCGGCGATGGCTTTCAGCATCGGTTGGAACACGTCAGTGTCATAGTTGGATGTCTTGCCTTGCAGTGTGCGCACCAAACGTTCGAATCCCATACCGGTATCGATTACTTTGGCGGGAAGACCTTCCAGTGAACCGTCTGCTTTGCGGTTGAACTGCATGAATACAAGATTCCAGATCTCGATTACTTGCGGATGATCCTTATTTACCAGTTGGTTGCCGGGGATTTGAGCTTTTTCTTCTTCCGAACGTGAGTCGATATGGATTTCAGAACACGGGCCGCAGGGACCTGTATCACCCATTTCCCAGAAATTGTCATGTTTGTTGCCATTGAGGATATGGTCTTTCGGCAGGAACTGTTCCCAGTAAGAGGCGGCTTCATTGTCCCGTTCCAGTCCTTCTTCGGGACTTCCTTCGAATACGGTGGCATACAGATCTTTCGGATCTATTTTCAGTACATCTACCAGATATTCCCATGCCCAGCCGATAGCTTCTTTCTTGAAGTAATCTCCGAAAGACCAGTTGCCCAGCATCTCGAACATAGTATGGTGGTAGGTATCATGTCCCACTTCTTCCAGGTCATTGTGCTTGCCGCTTACACGCAAACATTTTTGTGAGTCCGCAACTCTTTTGTATTTGGCCGGGTGATTGCCCAGAATAATGTCTTTGAACTGGTTCATTCCTGCATTGGTGAACATCAATGTGGGGTCATCTTTAATGACCATCGGAGCCGATGGGACAATCTGGTGTCCTTTCGACTCGAAAAAGCTTTTGAAAGAATCTCTAATTTCTTTAGCTGTCATCATGTCGCTTAATATATTGTCTTCTAGTTAATATTCTCAAAAAGGATTTGCAAAGATAATTGGTTTTATTATTTTTGTCGACAAGAATTGTGCAAAATATTGATGTGTTGTGCATTAAAAACTTCAAAAAGCAGAATTAGATGCGTAAAGTCTACTATATTTATAATCCTAAGACCCGAACTTATGACCGCATTTACCCCACAGTGAGGCAGCGCGCCTTAAGCATCTTGCGCCGTTTGTTTGTAGGAATGGGCTTGGGGGCAGGTAGTTTCATTATTTTATTATTGATCTTTGGTTCTCCGTCCGAGAAAGAGCTCCGTATAGAGAATGCTCGCTTACTGGCCCAGTATAATGTGTTGTCTCATCGTCTGGATGAGGCTATGGGGGTGATGCAGGATATCCAGCAGCGTGATGATAATTTGTATCGGGTGGTGTTGCAGGCCGATCCTGTTTCGGATGCTGTCCGTAAGGCCGGTTATGGGGGGACAAACCGCTATGAACAGTTACGGGATATGGCGAATGCCGATCTGGTTATCAATACCACTCAGAAACTGGATATGTTGAACCGGCAGCTTTATATCCAGTCCAAATCTTTTGACGAGGTGGTGGATTTGTGTAAGAGCCATGACGAGATGCTGAAATGTATTCCGGCCATCCAGCCTGTTTCCAATAAGGATTTGAAGAAGACGGCTTCCGGTTACGGTGTCCGTATAGATCCTATTTATAAGACAACCAAGTTTCATGCGGGGATGGACTTTTCTGCTAGTCCGGGCACGCCGGTGTATGCCACCGGTGATGGTGTTGTGGTGAAGGCCGGATGGGAGACAGGTTATGGGAATACCATCGAAGTGAATCATGGCTTTGGTTATCTAACGCGCTATGCACATCTGAGTGCTTACAAGGTAAGACCGGGACAGAAGGTGGTCAGGGGTGAAGTGATTGGAGCTGTGGGAAGTACAGGTAAAAGTACCGGACCTCACTTGCACTATGAAGTGCACGTGAAAGGAAAAGTGCAGAATCCTGTGAATTATTATTTCATGGATTTGAGCGCGGAAGATTATGATAAGATGATACAGATTGCAGCCAACCACGGTAAGGTATTTGACTAGCCGTGAATTTTTAATTCTCAATTTTAATTTACCATGGCCTATAATCCTAATAAAGAACTGAAACTTTACTATTCCATAGGGGAAGTGGCAAAGATGTTTGATGTAAATGAATCCTTGTTGCGTTATTGGGAAAAGGAATTTCCTATTATTTCTCCCAAGAAGGCGGGAGGGAATGTCCGTCAGTATCGTAAAGAGGATATTGAGAATATCCGGCTGGTCTATCATCTGGTGAAAGAGAAAGGGATGACTTTACAGGGGGCCAAGCAGAAACTGAAGATGAACAGAGAAACCACTATCCGTACTGCGGAGATTTTGGACAGATTGAAACTGATACGTGAGGAATTGGTTAGTATGCGTAAAGAACTGGATTATCTGACTTAAGAATATTCACCACAGATTGCACGGATTAAAAACGAGTTGCGGATAATCGTTATGAACAATCAGTGTAGTCTGCGGTGAAATTGGTATTGGCTAATTCGGCTGGTCTTCGAACTTCTCGATACGGGTGACGGTTTTTATCTCATCTATCTTTCTTAGATTGGTAGTGATGGATTTTACATCATCCACATCGTGCACAAATAGCTGTATTCTTCCTTCAAAGATACCGTCGTTACTTTCAATATTCAACTTGTGGATATTTACATTCAATTGTTGTGAAATGACTTCTGTTACCTTATTTAACAGACCGATGTGGTCAATACCTTTTATGTAGATATTTACAGGAAAGTACAAGGATTTTCCAGTCTCCCATTGGACAGCCAACAGGCGGTTGCCGTAACTGCTCTTCAGTTTGGTAGCCAACGGGCATTGGCGTTTGTGGATGATGATACGATTATTGTCGCCTATATATCCCAAAACGTCATCTCCCGGAATAGGCTTGCAGCATTCAGCTATCACATAGTTCTTTTGGATAGCTTCGGGAGTCAGTTTCAATATTTTCTTGCTGTCTATCTTTTGTAAGGGTTCCTTCTCTTCTGTCGGTTTCTCCTTGTTTGTCTTGCTGCCTCCGAAGGCGAAAGAGATATACTTTTTCCAGTTACTGGAAGTCGGTTTGTCTTTCAGTTCGTTCTTGTCGTTTTCTCCTAGAATGATTGTTTTTAATCCGATGGCGGCAAACAATTCTTCCTGTGTTTTGATGGTATGCAGATTACAGATCTTTCGTATATTTTCGGGAGTGTACTCTACTCCTTCCCTGGAAAAGAATTCCCGTAACATTTCCTCACCGGCCTGCTGCATGCCTCGCTGTTCGCGTTTCAGTATGGCCAGAATCTTGGCTTTGGCCTTTGCGGTGGTGGCAAAGTTTATCCACGAAGGCTGTACATGCTGTGATTTGGAAGTAAGAATCTCCACCTGGTCGCCACTTTGCAGTTTGTGGCTCAAGGGCACCAGCTTGTGGTTGACTTTAGCTCCGATGCAATGGCTGCCCAAGAATGTATGGATGGAGAATGCAAAATCCAGTGCCGTACAGTTTTGCGGCATTGTTTTGATTTCACCTTTCGGAGTGAAGACAAATATTTCAGAAGCGAACAGGTTCAGTTTGATGGTATCCAGAAAGTCCATGGCATCCGGTTGCGGATCGTCCAGAATCTCCTTGATGGTACGCAGCCATTTTTCCAGTTCACCCTCGTCCTCACTGCCTCCGCCTTCTTTATATTTCCAGTGTGCGGCAAAGCCTTGTTCGGCTACGTCATTCATCCGCTCACTGCGTATCTGCACTTCTATCCATTGGCCTTTGTTACTCATCAGGGTTACGTGAAGTGCCTGATAGCCGTTGGCTTTAGGGTGGCTTACCCAGTCGCGCAAGCGGTCTGGGTGCGGTTTATAAATCTTAGATATGGATACGTATATGTTAAAGCACTCATTAAGTTCTTCTTCCGGATTTTTGGGACAGAAAATGATACGGACAGCCAGGATATCATATATTTCTTCAAATGTGATATGCTTGGTCTGCATCTTGTTCCAAATGGAATAAGGGGATTTTACTCGTGCTATCAATTGATAACTGATACCCATTTTGTCCAGTTGTGCGCGGATAGGTGCTGTAAATTCACGGAATACTTCTTCGCGTTCCGCTTGTGTTTCTTGTAGCTTGGATTCTATCTGTGCATATTCTTCCGGATGCTCATATTTGAAACTGAGATCTTCCAGTTCTGTCTTTATTTTGTTTAACCCCAAGCGGTTAGCCAATGGCGCATAGATGTATAAGGTTTCTCCGGCAATTTTGTATTGCTTGTTGGGAAGCATGGAGCCAAGCGTACGCATATTATGCAGACGGTCGGCTATTTTGATGAGGATAACCCGGATATCATCACTCATGGTCAGTAGCAATTTCTTGAAATTCTCGGCTTGTGCGGAAGCCCGGTCTCCGAATATACCGCCGGATATTTTAGTCAGGCCATCTACAATCTGTGCAATTTTAGGACCAAACAGATTTTCGATGTCTTCCACAGTGTAGTCTGTATCTTCAACTACATCATGCAGTAAAGCCGAACAAATGGAAGTTGATCCCAGTCCTATTTCGGTACATACAATTTTAGCAACGGCTATGGGATGCATGATGTATGGTTCACCCGAGCGTCGTTTTACTCCTTTGTGTGCTTGTTTGGCAAAATTGAATGCCTTTGTGATGATTTCTACTTTTTTACGGTGTTTGGTCGCTAGATAACTGTCCAAAAGTTCCTGAAACCCTTGGTTTATCATTTCCTCATCCGCCTGTTCCTGAGTCTGCTTTTCATCCGTCATATCTTTGCCTCCTATAATCTATACTGCAAAAATATACAAAAAACATATTCAAGCAAGTATTTTCAGAAAATGTATAGTGTTAAATCTGTATTT from Phocaeicola dorei encodes the following:
- a CDS encoding RsmD family RNA methyltransferase: MRVISGIYKRRRFDVPHTFKARPTTDFAKENLFNVLSNNYFDFENGVTALDLFAGTGSISIELVSRGCDRVISVEKDPQHLSFISQVMREVKTDKCFPIRADVFRFIDKCSEQFDFIFADPPYALKDLESIPTRIFESGILKEDGLLVLEHGKENHFEDNPHFIERRVYGSVNFSFFKAMVPATEQ
- a CDS encoding DUF3822 family protein, whose protein sequence is MTERIDFTKSEQYTLSIRLSADGFSFSIYNPLTDNDFCFVPYPVNTGYSMTANLKEMLTETETLRYPYKRVNILYDSPRFTPVPLELFEDEQMDTVFYHNFPKGNNEIVLCNVLGRSNVVILFAIDKHTHLLLTEHFPTARYFSTASPLTEYFARKSRLGNSRKLYTHIREQQMEVFCFDKGNLLLINSFPCKQTTDRVYYLLYIWQQLNYNQEKDELHLTGKLEDKEELLKELRNYLRQVFVINPKAEFNRSEISKIEEIPFDMQTLLLCE
- a CDS encoding ATP-dependent RecD-like DNA helicase, whose product is MINSYLVQQIKGNFLYKPTLEQEKAVKFLADFLFSHQSDSVFLLKGYAGTGKTSLIGALVKTLDQLQQKCVLLAPTGRAAKVFSHYAQHPAYTIHKKIYRQRNFSNDLDNFSLDDNLHQHTLFIVDEASMIANDGLAGAVFGTGRLLDDLIQYVYAGTGCRLMLVGDTAQLPPVGEEESPSLSADKLRGYGMEVYEAQLTEVVRQMHDSGILWNATELRRYISAEDFLTLPSVRVEGFPDIRMVSGSELIEVINDCYGQAGMDETIVVCRSNKRANIYNKGIRNTILFREDELNSGDLLMVAKNNYFWTEGCKEIDFIANGDIAVIRRVRRVREAYGFRFADVVLAFPDYDGMELEVKLLLDTLHTETPALPKELNDKLFYSVLEDYADITVKRERMKKMKADPHYNALQVKYAYAVTCHKAQGGQWKRVFLDQGYMTENMLTPDYFRWLYTAFTRATEILYLVNWPKEQTE
- the alaS gene encoding alanine--tRNA ligase, with product MMTAKEIRDSFKSFFESKGHQIVPSAPMVIKDDPTLMFTNAGMNQFKDIILGNHPAKYKRVADSQKCLRVSGKHNDLEEVGHDTYHHTMFEMLGNWSFGDYFKKEAIGWAWEYLVDVLKIDPKDLYATVFEGSPEEGLERDNEAASYWEQFLPKDHILNGNKHDNFWEMGDTGPCGPCSEIHIDSRSEEEKAQIPGNQLVNKDHPQVIEIWNLVFMQFNRKADGSLEGLPAKVIDTGMGFERLVRTLQGKTSNYDTDVFQPMLKAIAEMAGTTYGQDNQKDIAMRVIADHIRTIAFSITDGQLPSNAKAGYVIRRILRRAVRYGYTFLGQKQAFMYKLLPVLIENMGEAYPELNAQKILIEKVIKEEEESFLRTLETGIRLLDKTMNDAKAAGKKEISGVDAFTLYDTFGFPLDLTELILRENGMTVNEEEFNAEMQKQKERARNAAAVETGDWITIKEGDTHFVGYDFTEYETSILRYRQIKQKNQTLYQIVLSDTPFYAESGGQVGDTGVIVSEFETIEIIDTKKENNLPIHITKKLPEHLDVPMMACVDTEKRAACAANHSCTHLLDEALRQVLGTHVEQKGSLVTPESLRFDFSHFQKVTDEQLREVEHLVNAKIRENIPLTEYRNLPIEKAKELGAIALFGEKYGDEVRVVQFGNSIEFCGGTHVSATGKIGMVRIISESSVAAGVRRIEAITGAKVEELMDTVQDTLNDLKALFNNAPDLKVAIRKYIDENAGLKKQVEEFMKEKGAALKARLVENAKEINGVKVVKAIIPMSADVVKDIAFQLKGEIPANLFVVIGSVDNNKPMLTVMISEDLVKAGQNAGKLVREAAKLIQGGGGGQPHFATAGGKNPDGLNAAVDKVIELAAL
- a CDS encoding M23 family metallopeptidase, whose product is MRKVYYIYNPKTRTYDRIYPTVRQRALSILRRLFVGMGLGAGSFIILLLIFGSPSEKELRIENARLLAQYNVLSHRLDEAMGVMQDIQQRDDNLYRVVLQADPVSDAVRKAGYGGTNRYEQLRDMANADLVINTTQKLDMLNRQLYIQSKSFDEVVDLCKSHDEMLKCIPAIQPVSNKDLKKTASGYGVRIDPIYKTTKFHAGMDFSASPGTPVYATGDGVVVKAGWETGYGNTIEVNHGFGYLTRYAHLSAYKVRPGQKVVRGEVIGAVGSTGKSTGPHLHYEVHVKGKVQNPVNYYFMDLSAEDYDKMIQIAANHGKVFD
- a CDS encoding MerR family transcriptional regulator codes for the protein MAYNPNKELKLYYSIGEVAKMFDVNESLLRYWEKEFPIISPKKAGGNVRQYRKEDIENIRLVYHLVKEKGMTLQGAKQKLKMNRETTIRTAEILDRLKLIREELVSMRKELDYLT
- a CDS encoding RelA/SpoT family protein, with the protein product MTDEKQTQEQADEEMINQGFQELLDSYLATKHRKKVEIITKAFNFAKQAHKGVKRRSGEPYIMHPIAVAKIVCTEIGLGSTSICSALLHDVVEDTDYTVEDIENLFGPKIAQIVDGLTKISGGIFGDRASAQAENFKKLLLTMSDDIRVILIKIADRLHNMRTLGSMLPNKQYKIAGETLYIYAPLANRLGLNKIKTELEDLSFKYEHPEEYAQIESKLQETQAEREEVFREFTAPIRAQLDKMGISYQLIARVKSPYSIWNKMQTKHITFEEIYDILAVRIIFCPKNPEEELNECFNIYVSISKIYKPHPDRLRDWVSHPKANGYQALHVTLMSNKGQWIEVQIRSERMNDVAEQGFAAHWKYKEGGGSEDEGELEKWLRTIKEILDDPQPDAMDFLDTIKLNLFASEIFVFTPKGEIKTMPQNCTALDFAFSIHTFLGSHCIGAKVNHKLVPLSHKLQSGDQVEILTSKSQHVQPSWINFATTAKAKAKILAILKREQRGMQQAGEEMLREFFSREGVEYTPENIRKICNLHTIKTQEELFAAIGLKTIILGENDKNELKDKPTSSNWKKYISFAFGGSKTNKEKPTEEKEPLQKIDSKKILKLTPEAIQKNYVIAECCKPIPGDDVLGYIGDNNRIIIHKRQCPLATKLKSSYGNRLLAVQWETGKSLYFPVNIYIKGIDHIGLLNKVTEVISQQLNVNIHKLNIESNDGIFEGRIQLFVHDVDDVKSITTNLRKIDEIKTVTRIEKFEDQPN